In a single window of the Pseudomonas entomophila genome:
- the ccmE gene encoding cytochrome c maturation protein CcmE, which yields MNPQRKKRLFLILGLLVGVGVAVGFALSALQQNINLFYTPTQIANGEAPLDTRIRAGGMVEKGSVQRSADSLDVRFVVTDYTKSVPITYRGILPDLFREGQGIVALGKLNADGVVVADEVLAKHDEKYMPPEVTKALKESGQAASDAGAKP from the coding sequence GTGAATCCGCAGCGCAAGAAACGCCTGTTCCTCATCCTCGGCCTGCTGGTCGGTGTCGGCGTGGCCGTGGGCTTTGCCCTGAGCGCCCTGCAACAGAACATCAACCTGTTCTACACCCCGACGCAGATCGCCAATGGCGAAGCGCCGCTGGATACCCGCATTCGCGCCGGCGGCATGGTCGAGAAAGGCTCGGTGCAGCGCTCGGCCGACTCGCTGGACGTACGCTTCGTGGTCACCGACTACACCAAGTCGGTGCCGATCACCTACCGTGGCATTCTCCCCGACCTGTTCCGCGAAGGGCAGGGCATCGTCGCCCTTGGCAAGCTCAATGCCGACGGCGTGGTGGTAGCTGATGAAGTCCTCGCCAAGCACGATGAGAAGTACATGCCGCCTGAAGTCACCAAGGCGCTCAAGGAGAGCGGCCAGGCGGCCAGCGACGCGGGGGCCAAGCCATGA
- the ccmD gene encoding heme exporter protein CcmD, whose product MSFASFSDFLAMGHHGLYVWSAYGICLAVLALNVAAPLLARRRYLQEEARRLRRESKP is encoded by the coding sequence ATGAGCTTCGCATCCTTCAGTGATTTCCTCGCCATGGGCCACCATGGCCTGTACGTGTGGTCGGCCTACGGCATTTGCCTGGCGGTGCTGGCGCTCAATGTCGCCGCGCCACTGCTGGCTCGCCGTCGCTACCTGCAAGAAGAGGCGCGCCGTCTGCGCCGGGAGAGCAAACCGTGA
- a CDS encoding heme ABC transporter permease: MKMSWTWFHKLGSPKWFYAISGRMLPWLTVAAILLLLVGVTWGLAFAPQDYQQGDSFRIIYIHVPAAMLAQSCYVLLAVAGVVGLVWKMKLADVALQCAAPIGAWMTAVALVTGAIWGKPTWGSWWVWDARLTSMLILLFLYFGIIALGQAISNRDSSAKACAVLAIVGVVNIPIIKYSVEWWNTLHQGATFTLTEKPAMPAEMWLPLLLTALGFYCFFGAVLLLRMRLEVLKREARASWVRDEVLNSLGREAAR; encoded by the coding sequence ATGAAAATGAGTTGGACGTGGTTCCACAAACTGGGCTCTCCCAAATGGTTCTATGCCATCAGCGGCCGCATGCTGCCGTGGCTGACCGTCGCCGCCATCCTGTTGCTGCTGGTCGGCGTCACCTGGGGCCTGGCCTTCGCCCCCCAGGACTACCAGCAGGGCGACAGCTTCCGCATCATCTATATTCACGTCCCGGCGGCGATGCTGGCGCAGTCCTGTTATGTGCTGCTGGCGGTGGCCGGGGTGGTGGGCCTGGTATGGAAGATGAAGCTGGCCGATGTCGCCTTGCAGTGCGCGGCACCGATTGGTGCGTGGATGACCGCGGTGGCGCTGGTCACTGGCGCGATCTGGGGCAAACCCACCTGGGGCAGCTGGTGGGTCTGGGATGCGCGCCTGACCTCGATGCTCATCCTGCTGTTCCTGTACTTCGGCATCATCGCCCTGGGCCAGGCCATCAGTAACCGCGACAGCTCGGCCAAGGCCTGCGCGGTGCTGGCCATCGTCGGGGTGGTGAACATCCCGATCATCAAGTACTCGGTGGAGTGGTGGAACACCCTGCACCAGGGCGCCACCTTCACCCTCACTGAAAAACCCGCCATGCCGGCGGAGATGTGGCTGCCGCTGCTGCTCACGGCGCTGGGTTTCTATTGCTTCTTTGGTGCCGTGCTGCTGCTGCGCATGCGCCTCGAAGTGCTCAAGCGTGAAGCCCGGGCCAGCTGGGTGCGCGATGAAGTGTTGAATAGCCTGGGCCGGGAGGCGGCACGATGA